One window from the genome of Elaeis guineensis isolate ETL-2024a chromosome 5, EG11, whole genome shotgun sequence encodes:
- the LOC105044654 gene encoding LOW QUALITY PROTEIN: salt stress-induced hydrophobic peptide ESI3 (The sequence of the model RefSeq protein was modified relative to this genomic sequence to represent the inferred CDS: inserted 1 base in 1 codon), with product MGSATFLEVLLAILLPPXGVFLRHGCGVEFWIDLLLTIFGYIPGIIYAIFVLVG from the exons ATGGGATCCGCAACGTTCCTGGAAGTACTGCTAGCCATTCTGTTGCCTC TTGGAGTCTTTCTCCGTCATGGATGTGGt GTGGAGTTTTGGATTGACCTTTTGCTGACCATATTTGGGTATATACCGGGTATTATATACGCCATATTTGTGTTGGTAGGATAA
- the LOC105044655 gene encoding LOW QUALITY PROTEIN: interactor of constitutive active ROPs 3 (The sequence of the model RefSeq protein was modified relative to this genomic sequence to represent the inferred CDS: deleted 2 bases in 1 codon) codes for MQTPKSRTVSSEVPQRTSPATPRSTRVAKTEGHESDSSTSAHTPTKTPTERSPKVVERRSPRSPATERKRPSRISELESQLTQLQEDLKKTKDQLSSSEAGKKRAQQDAEEAKRQLQDMSAKVEDSQHQLVEFSAAEETRLQELRKISQERDRAWQSELEAIQKQQSVDSTALASAMGEIQRLKQQLENAVKSEAAEAKNTEEAHAELQALKQDMAETLASLENLKIQLRAAEKSEAEAQAMVSEAQHQLQMARTTVETLNSEGLKLRESLSSVTSELEESRAQVISLEETVKKFLADKLAEEVDHNKLEKSGFGSWESEVEKLQSALEAAKIKNQEENDQNTMQIQSAYEQLERMKTDYGLREAELESVLKNARTEIAELKAALVDRESEVQKLAAVNKKLNAEIEKAQVNQVDSEMEAKLMKSITDIAELKANLMDKETELQSILEENETLKSEIGKKETESHKSYEAVVAELELAKAAEQEAMMKLGGVTEEADKNGRRAARAAEQLEAAQAMNSEMEAELRRLRVQSDQWRKAAEAAAAVLTTGNHGSFMERSGSLDEYNTVAGKLMNSPFSDDLDDESPKKKDKNMLKKIGGLWKKSPK; via the exons ATGCAGACACCCAAATCAAG GACTGTATCTTCAGAAGTTCCTCAAAGAACTTCTCCAGCCACTCCTAGATCGACTCGTGTAGCCAAGACAGAAGGACATGAATCTGACTCTTCCACTTCTGCTCACACTCCTACAAAGACCCCAACTGAAAGAAGTCCTAAGGTTGTTGAGCGCCGGTCACCCAGAAGTCCAGCAACTGAG AGGAAGCGTCCAAGTAGGATATCTGAGTTGGAGTCCCAACTCACTCAGCTCCAAGAGGATTTGAAAAAGACAAAGGATCAGTTAAGTTCATCTGAAGCAGGGAAGAAGCGAGCCCAGCAGGATGCAGAAGAAGCCAAGAGACAGCTACAGGACATGTCTGCAAAGGTTGAGGATTCCCAGCACCAGCTTGTTGAGTTCTCTGCAGCAGAAGAAACTCGGCTCCAGGAACTACGCAAAATTTCACAGGAGCGTGATCGTGCATGGCAGTCTGAACTCGAAGCAATCCAGAAACAGCAGTCTGTGGATTCCACAGCTTTAGCCTCAGCCATGGGCGAGATTCAGAGGTTGAAGCAGCAGCTTGAAAATGCTGTTAAATCTGAGGCTGCAGAAGCAAAGAACACTGAAGAAGCTCATGCTGAGCTTCAGGCCCTGAAGCAAGACATGGCAGAAACACTTGCTTCCCTTGAGAACCTAAAGATTCAGCTTAGAGCTGCCGAGAAGTCAGAGGCAGAAGCACAGGCAATGGTCAGCGAGGCTCAACATCAACTGCAGATGGCTAGGACCACTGTTGAGACTCTTAATTCTGAGGGTTTGAAACTAAGGGAATCCTTGAGTTCTGTGACCTCTGAGTTAGAAGAATCCAGGGCTCAAGTTATTTCATTAGAGGAAACTGTGAAAAAATTTCTGGCTGATAAGCTTGCCGAGGAAGTTGACCACAATAAACTTGAAAAATCTGGCTTTGGTTCTTGGGAGTCAGAAGTAGAAAAATTGCAATCTGCACTTGAAGCAGCCAAGATCAAAAACCAGGAAGAAAATGATCAAAATACAATGCAGATCCAGTCTGCCTATGAACAGTTGGAGCGTATGAAAACTGATTATGGACTGAGAGAAGCTGAACTAGAATCAGTGTTGAAGAATGCGAGGACGGAGATTGCTGAGTTGAAGGCAGCTCTTGTTGACAGGGAATCAGAAGTTCAGAAATTAGCAGCTGTGAACAAGAAACTGAATGCAGAAATAGAGAAAGCTCAGGTAAATCAAGTGGATTCTGAGATGGAGGCTAAATTAATGAAGTCCATTACTGACATTGCTGAGCTGAAGGCAAACCTCATGGATAAAGAGACAGAGCTGCAGAGTATTTTGGAAGAGAATGAGACGCTGAAATCAGAAATAGGAAAgaaagagacagagagccataAGAGTTATGAAGCAGTGGTTGCTGAGCTTGAGTTAGCAAAAGCTGCGGAGCAGGAGGCGATGATGAAGCTTGGAGGTGTTACCGAGGAGGCCGATAAAAACGGCAGGAGAGCTGCAAGGGCGGCTGAGCAGCTGGAAGCAGCTCAAGCAATgaattcagagatggaagctGAACTGAGGAGGCTGAGGGTGCAGTCAGATCAATGGAGGAAGGCAGCGGAAGCAGCGGCAGCTGTTCTTACTACGGGCAACCATGGGAGTTTCATGGAGAGGAGCGGCTCATTGGAT GAGTACAACACTGTTGCTGGGAAGCTGATGAACTCCCCGTTTTCTGATGACTTGGATGACGAGTCACCAAAGAAGAAGGACAAAAATATGCTGAAGAAGATCGGTGGGTTGTGGAAGAAGAGTCCGAAGTAA
- the LOC105044652 gene encoding tetraspanin-3, producing the protein MLRGSTGLIGVVNFITFLGSIPILAGGIWLGSRANNTDCLRFLQWPIIIIGLTIFVVSLMGFAGACYRISWLLRLYLFVMFFVIVALVGFIIFAYSVTDRGHGQVIMDRGYYEYQLSDYSGWLKDRVSDPNYWAKISACLHDAGACKGMAQGMRDPVTGMRVPESVATFNQRHLSPIESGCCKPPTSCGFTYVNETYWTPGAGTVGYADPDCTKWNNDQQLLCYQCDSCKAGVLASIRHSWRKVSVINVVVLIVLVIVYVVGCAAFRNSRKIENDEPFGVNRMTKARPSRIQF; encoded by the exons ATGTTGAGGGGGAGCACGGGGCTCATAGGAGTGGTGAACTTTATAACGTTTCTGGGGTCGATTCCGATACTGGCAGGAGGGATATGGCTGGGCTCCCGGGCCAACAACACGGACTGCCTCCGCTTCCTCCAGTGGCCTATCATCATCATAGGATTGACCATCTTTGTTGTCTCGCTTATGGGCTTCGCCGGCGCATGCTACCGAATCTCCTGGCTTCTCCGACTCTACCTCTTCGTCATGTTCTTCGTCATCGTCGCCCTCGTGGGGTTCATCATCTTTGCCTACTCCGTCACCGACCGCGGCCACGGGCAGGTCATCATGGACCGCGGCTACTACGAGTACCAGCTCTCCGACTACTCGGGTTGGCTCAAGGACCGCGTCTCCGACCCCAACTACTGGGCCAAGATCAGCGCCTGCCTCCACGATGCCGGCGCCTGCAAGGGGATGGCCCAGGGTATGCGTGACCCGGTCACCGGGATGCGGGTGCCGGAGTCTGTCGCCACGTTCAACCAGCGCCATCTCTCTCCCATCGAG TCAGGGTGTTGCAAGCCACCCACATCATGTGGCTTCACTTATGTGAACGAGACCTACTGGACTCCTGGAGCAGGGACCGTGGGGTACGCCGATCCTGACTGCACCAAGTGGAACAATGACCAGCAGCTGCTATGCTACCAGTGCGACTCTTGCAAGGCTGGGGTTCTTGCAAGCATCAGGCACAGCTGGAGGAAGGTCTCTGTGATCAATGTTGTGGTGCTGATCGTTCTTGTGATCGTATACGTTGTTGGGTGTGCCGCATTCAGGAACAGCAGGAAGATAGAGAACGATGAGCCATTCGGCGTGAACAGGATGACTAAAGCAAGGCCTAGCAGGATCCAGTTTTAA